Genomic window (Gemmatimonadales bacterium):
GCTTCGTCCGACGGTTGGCTACGTCAGCCTAGCATCAGGCGAAACAGCTGTGCCGTCAGCATGGCTAGAGTTGCCGATGTCGAGGCCATTCAGCCTGCTACTCAAGGGGGACACCGTGTTCTCTACGCGCGTTAAGGTGCGCGGCCTTGGGGAAGTTCCTCGTGAGCCGCTTCGCCCGACCCGTACGTGCCGGAGCCGAGTGTAGGTTACTGTGACGATCGCTATCGGTGCATTCACCGGTGCGTGTGGACCCGACTCCACTGGTGTTGACGCAGTACCGACTGAAGTGGCCTCGATTTGATGGACACCGCCATCGCCTCCATTGTGGAGGCAGGGAGGTGGACGATGAAACGAGTCGTCGAGTACTCACGGAATTCAAGCAGGAAGCGGTGCGGCAGATCAACGAGGTGGGGCGGCCGGTGAGCCGGGTGGCGCGCGATCTGGACCTGCGGCATGAGCAACTGCTCACCTGGCCCAAACAGCTCGCCGCCACCGAAGACGCTCCCCCACCCGTGGAGACGCTGGCGGAGGCGCGAAGGGGTCCAGGCGAGGTGTGCCGTGATAGCTCGCCATGACGGGAGTATCCGCCGACCCTGATGTGTCGACTGCTGTCGGTGGCCCGCTCGACGTTCTACGCGTGGCGGGGGTGCCCCCCCGTCCCCCCGGGCCGAGACCGATGCCGCGCTGCTGGTCCTGCTGGCCGCGCGGTCGCACAGCGATAGCCCGCGCCGAGCTTGCGGCATCACTCCGACCGCGGCAGCGTCTATCGCAGTGCGCGGTGTCAGTAAGCGCTGGCCGCGCAGGGAGCCGTTGTGAGCATGAGTGGCCAGGGGCGCGTGCTGGGACAACGCGGTGGTCGAGAGCTTCTTTGCGACGCTCAAGCGGGAACCTGGTGCATCGACGGTCGTGTGCCTCCCGGCGCGAGCTAACGCAGGCCCCCACCCGGTACATCGATCGGTGGTTCAATCAGAACGGCGGCACTCGATGCTGGG
Coding sequences:
- a CDS encoding transposase, yielding MDDETSRRVLTEFKQEAVRQINEVGRPVSRVARDLDLRHEQLLTWPKQLAATEDAPPPVETLAEARRGPGEVCRDSSP